From one Gallionella capsiferriformans ES-2 genomic stretch:
- a CDS encoding four-helix bundle copper-binding protein, protein MNRRELLLGGMALAGAALVGNAEAAEHDHMAHEHHHGAAGNAALAKSAADCVQTGEVCLAHCLILLGDGEKEMAACAKSVSQMLALCGALQQLANQNSKLLPKLAALAQDACNQCEEACKKHAEKHQECKACGESCAACAKECKKLSA, encoded by the coding sequence ATGAACAGAAGAGAGCTGTTGTTAGGCGGTATGGCATTAGCGGGTGCGGCTTTGGTGGGTAATGCTGAGGCTGCTGAGCATGATCATATGGCTCATGAACATCATCACGGAGCCGCGGGTAACGCGGCATTGGCAAAATCGGCGGCCGACTGCGTGCAAACTGGCGAAGTGTGTCTCGCTCACTGCCTGATATTGTTGGGGGACGGCGAGAAAGAGATGGCGGCCTGCGCAAAAAGCGTCAGTCAGATGCTTGCGCTATGTGGGGCATTGCAACAACTGGCGAATCAGAATTCGAAATTGCTGCCGAAATTGGCGGCGCTTGCGCAGGATGCCTGCAACCAGTGCGAAGAAGCCTGCAAAAAGCATGCTGAAAAACACCAAGAATGCAAAGCGTGCGGCGAGAGTTGTGCGGCTTGCGCTAAAGAGTGCAAGAAACTATCCGCTTGA
- a CDS encoding ExbD/TolR family protein has product MAGNNSDGEMMSEINVTPLVDVMLVLLVVFIITAPLLSPQSLKITLPKTDAVQQTEKLQKVSLEVDARGNVAMDHAHVSDAGLSEALRVRAMDPAFQLQIEADKLVPYGRIAELMALAQHAGVSKLSFVTLAK; this is encoded by the coding sequence ATGGCCGGTAATAATTCAGATGGCGAAATGATGAGCGAAATCAACGTTACGCCGCTGGTCGATGTGATGTTGGTGTTGCTGGTGGTGTTTATTATCACCGCGCCTTTGCTATCCCCTCAGTCACTCAAGATTACGCTGCCGAAAACGGATGCGGTTCAACAGACGGAAAAATTACAAAAAGTCAGTCTTGAAGTCGATGCGCGCGGCAATGTGGCCATGGATCATGCGCATGTGAGCGATGCAGGCTTGTCCGAAGCGTTGCGTGTGAGGGCGATGGATCCGGCGTTTCAGTTGCAGATTGAGGCGGATAAGCTGGTGCCCTACGGACGCATTGCCGAATTGATGGCGCTGGCACAGCATGCGGGAGTGAGCAAATTGTCTTTTGTCACACTAGCGAAGTAA